The following are encoded in a window of Bacillus xiapuensis genomic DNA:
- the folE gene encoding GTP cyclohydrolase I FolE: protein MADVNRAQIEEAVRLILEAVGEDPTREGLLDTPKRVAKMYEEVFSGLNKDPKEYFETIFGENYEELVLVKDIPFYSMCEHHLVPFFGHAHVAYLPKGGKVTGLSKLARAVETVARRPQLQERITAEVADSIMETLQPHGVMVIVEAEHMCMAMRGVKKPGSKTVTTAARGKYAEDVHLRSELLNLIKG, encoded by the coding sequence ATGGCTGATGTAAATCGCGCTCAGATAGAAGAAGCAGTTCGCTTAATATTAGAAGCGGTTGGAGAAGATCCAACCCGTGAAGGACTTTTAGATACACCTAAACGGGTGGCCAAGATGTACGAAGAGGTTTTTTCAGGATTAAATAAAGATCCGAAAGAGTATTTTGAAACCATTTTCGGCGAGAATTATGAAGAGCTTGTATTGGTCAAAGACATTCCGTTTTATTCTATGTGTGAGCATCATCTTGTTCCTTTTTTCGGGCATGCGCATGTGGCCTATCTTCCGAAGGGCGGAAAGGTAACGGGCTTGAGTAAATTGGCAAGAGCCGTTGAAACCGTGGCCAGACGTCCGCAGCTTCAAGAGCGGATTACGGCTGAAGTAGCGGATTCCATCATGGAAACATTGCAGCCCCATGGAGTAATGGTAATCGTCGAGGCGGAGCATATGTGCATGGCGATGCGAGGCGTTAAAAAGCCCGGATCCAAAACGGTTACAACTGCGGCAAGAGGCAAGTATGCAGAAGACGTTCATTTGCGTTCTGAACTCTTAAATTTAATTAAAGGCTGA
- the hepT gene encoding heptaprenyl diphosphate synthase component II, with product MKLKMLYSFLKADIDLIEKELEKAVFSSSPSLRDASLHLLQAGGKRIRPVFVLLAAKFGDYNIERIKNAAVALELIHMASLVHDDVIDNAELRRGRPTVKSEWDNRVAMYTGDYMFARSLEYMTCIDNIEAHRILSKTMVEVCIGEIVQIKDKYHYEQNLRDYLRRIKRKTAILIAASCQIGAISAGVPEAVHQKLYQFGYNVGMAFQITDDILDFTATEKELGKPAGSDLLQGNITLPVLYALQEDELKQRITRVNEQTTKEEMSEIIKLLKKSDAIAQAHALSQRYLNRALTILKDLPASRSKKSLRDIAEFIGKRKY from the coding sequence ATGAAGTTAAAAATGCTATATTCGTTTTTAAAGGCGGACATTGATTTAATTGAAAAAGAGCTGGAGAAGGCGGTTTTTTCCTCGTCTCCTTCCTTGCGAGATGCCTCTTTACATTTGCTGCAAGCGGGCGGAAAACGCATTCGCCCGGTTTTTGTTTTGCTTGCAGCTAAATTTGGCGATTATAATATTGAGCGAATCAAAAATGCAGCCGTAGCTTTAGAATTGATCCATATGGCTTCGCTTGTTCATGACGATGTCATTGACAATGCCGAACTAAGAAGAGGGAGACCGACGGTTAAATCAGAATGGGACAACAGGGTAGCGATGTATACAGGCGATTATATGTTTGCGCGGTCGCTGGAATATATGACATGCATCGACAATATTGAAGCTCACCGCATTTTATCTAAGACGATGGTCGAGGTATGTATAGGAGAGATTGTACAAATTAAAGACAAGTATCATTATGAGCAAAATTTGCGTGATTACTTGCGGAGAATTAAGAGGAAAACGGCGATATTAATCGCGGCCAGCTGCCAAATAGGGGCTATTTCCGCCGGCGTTCCGGAAGCTGTTCATCAAAAGCTCTATCAATTTGGCTATAATGTCGGCATGGCGTTTCAAATCACCGATGATATTCTCGACTTCACAGCGACTGAAAAAGAGCTTGGCAAGCCGGCAGGAAGCGATCTGCTGCAAGGAAACATTACACTTCCCGTGCTTTATGCATTGCAAGAAGACGAATTAAAGCAGCGGATTACTCGAGTAAATGAACAGACGACTAAGGAAGAAATGAGTGAAATCATCAAGCTGCTAAAAAAGAGCGATGCGATCGCCCAAGCTCATGCGTTAAGTCAGCGGTATTTAAACCGGGCGCTGACCATCCTGAAAGACCTGCCCGCCAGCCGCAGCAAAAAATCATTGCGTGATATTGCTGAATTTATTGGCAAACGGAAATATTAG
- a CDS encoding demethylmenaquinone methyltransferase, which translates to MPQSKEERVHAVFENISAKYDRMNSVISFQQHKRWRKTTMEIMAVSEGAKVLDVCCGTGDWTLALAKAVGPKGKVIGLDFSQNMLNVGIDKVKKAGLSYVDMIQGNAMELPFEDNTFDYVTIGFGLRNVPDYMQVLKEMHRVLKPGGMAVCLETSQPTMPGFREMYFMYFRYMMPLFGKVFAKSYKEYSWLQESAREFPGMKELADMFGKAGFADVTFQSHTGGVAATHFGFKQK; encoded by the coding sequence ATGCCACAATCAAAAGAAGAAAGAGTTCATGCTGTCTTCGAGAACATCTCCGCGAAATATGACCGCATGAATTCCGTCATCAGCTTTCAGCAGCATAAGCGCTGGAGAAAAACAACAATGGAGATCATGGCCGTTTCCGAAGGAGCAAAGGTGCTGGATGTTTGCTGCGGAACGGGGGATTGGACCCTTGCCCTTGCAAAAGCAGTCGGTCCAAAGGGAAAAGTTATCGGATTGGATTTCAGCCAAAACATGCTGAATGTGGGAATAGACAAAGTCAAAAAAGCCGGGCTCTCCTATGTGGATATGATTCAAGGGAATGCCATGGAACTTCCTTTTGAAGACAATACATTTGATTACGTTACGATTGGTTTTGGATTGCGGAATGTCCCTGATTATATGCAGGTATTAAAGGAGATGCACCGTGTCCTTAAGCCGGGAGGAATGGCGGTGTGCCTGGAAACATCACAGCCGACGATGCCCGGTTTCCGGGAAATGTATTTTATGTATTTCCGGTATATGATGCCATTATTCGGAAAGGTCTTTGCTAAGAGCTATAAAGAATATTCCTGGCTTCAAGAATCCGCGAGGGAATTTCCGGGGATGAAGGAACTGGCCGATATGTTTGGAAAAGCAGGATTTGCCGATGTCACTTTTCAATCGCATACGGGCGGTGTGGCAGCAACCCATTTCGGTTTTAAACAAAAGTAA
- a CDS encoding CheR family methyltransferase translates to MSGYADFVGRIKKKTGIDLSQYKEAQMKRRLKSLYEKRGFQSFSEFYDGINKDTNLMNEFLDRLTINVSEFYRNRKRWEVLEKKIFPRLLKENKRLKIWSAACSTGEEPYTIAMVLSHFLPLSQISIMATDIDGNAIYKAKRGVYSERSLAEVPDEMKSKFFSREGDYFKVTEEIKRTVTFKKQNLLSDSFDTNFDLIICRNVMIYFTEEAKDQLYHKFNSALKPGGVFFVGSTEQIFNPGEYGFEIEDTFFYRKAVKKASVL, encoded by the coding sequence ATGAGCGGCTACGCAGATTTTGTTGGGCGAATTAAGAAGAAAACGGGGATTGATCTCAGTCAGTATAAAGAAGCCCAAATGAAGAGACGGTTAAAATCGTTATACGAAAAGCGCGGGTTCCAATCGTTTAGTGAGTTTTACGACGGAATTAATAAAGATACCAACTTAATGAACGAGTTTTTAGACCGGCTGACGATTAATGTATCAGAATTCTACCGCAACCGAAAGCGGTGGGAAGTGCTGGAGAAGAAGATCTTTCCGCGCTTATTGAAGGAAAACAAGCGGCTTAAAATATGGAGCGCCGCTTGCTCGACGGGAGAGGAGCCTTATACCATCGCGATGGTGCTCTCCCATTTTTTACCGCTGTCTCAAATTTCGATCATGGCGACGGATATTGACGGAAATGCGATCTACAAAGCCAAAAGAGGGGTATACTCCGAGCGTTCCCTTGCCGAGGTACCGGACGAGATGAAAAGTAAGTTTTTCTCAAGGGAAGGAGATTACTTTAAAGTCACCGAAGAAATTAAAAGAACGGTAACCTTTAAAAAACAAAACTTATTGTCGGATTCTTTTGACACGAATTTTGATTTGATTATTTGCCGGAATGTGATGATTTATTTCACAGAGGAAGCGAAAGATCAGCTGTATCATAAGTTTAACAGCGCGCTTAAACCGGGAGGCGTCTTCTTCGTGGGGAGCACGGAACAGATTTTCAATCCCGGCGAATACGGATTTGAAATAGAGGACACTTTTTTTTACCGCAAAGCCGTCAAAAAAGCCAGCGTATTATAA
- a CDS encoding DUF2768 domain-containing protein yields the protein MSPAMLNMWISFVGMGLMILAVIAIYLSRYKCKHKFFKAITAIFAYACMITGGLIMIYIVFSGPSGT from the coding sequence ATGTCACCAGCCATGTTGAATATGTGGATTTCATTTGTCGGGATGGGGCTGATGATTCTAGCGGTCATTGCGATTTATTTAAGCCGTTATAAATGTAAACACAAATTTTTTAAAGCGATTACAGCTATATTTGCTTATGCTTGTATGATTACCGGCGGACTGATTATGATTTATATCGTATTTAGCGGTCCGAGCGGGACTTAG
- the aroB gene encoding 3-dehydroquinate synthase, whose translation MRKLMIHTSNTSYPVYVGAKALQELKGLFDGPLKETTKLFVIADEHVAHLHGKALKRALPATVPFEWLSVPQGESAKTFDCYKQCLTYALEKGLDRKSCILAFGGGAAGDLAGYVAASFMRGIRFVQIPTTILAHDSAVGGKVAINHPLGKNMIGHFHQPEAVVYDTRFLETLPEQEVRSGFAEVIKHALIADPSFLRELMEKITDFKQMNKGFLAYCLEKGIEIKGKVVKEDEREQGVRAFLNFGHTYGHALEAKIGYGHVTHGEAVAAGMFFALAASRMKQHLDFDLERFCRWITGLGYRLDLNNGHSFEELYELMKRDKKTIGRTIRFVLLQAVGQPVICEMNKSELQEVDQFVRREAAKW comes from the coding sequence ATGCGCAAGCTGATGATTCATACTTCGAATACATCTTATCCGGTCTATGTCGGTGCTAAAGCGCTGCAGGAATTGAAAGGATTATTTGATGGCCCTTTAAAAGAGACAACAAAGCTATTCGTCATAGCCGATGAGCATGTGGCTCACTTGCACGGAAAGGCTTTAAAACGAGCTTTGCCGGCAACGGTTCCTTTTGAATGGCTGTCTGTCCCTCAAGGAGAATCGGCCAAAACCTTTGACTGCTACAAACAATGCTTAACTTACGCCCTTGAAAAGGGACTTGACCGAAAATCCTGCATTCTTGCTTTTGGCGGGGGAGCAGCGGGAGATTTGGCCGGCTATGTCGCAGCCAGCTTTATGAGAGGGATTCGTTTCGTGCAAATTCCAACGACTATTTTGGCGCATGACAGCGCGGTGGGCGGAAAAGTCGCCATTAATCATCCGCTAGGCAAGAATATGATCGGTCACTTCCATCAGCCCGAAGCTGTCGTATATGATACACGTTTTTTAGAGACTTTGCCTGAACAGGAAGTCCGCTCAGGGTTCGCTGAAGTCATTAAACATGCGCTGATCGCCGACCCATCATTCTTGCGGGAACTGATGGAAAAAATAACCGATTTTAAGCAAATGAACAAGGGGTTTTTAGCATATTGTCTGGAAAAGGGGATTGAAATCAAAGGCAAGGTGGTCAAAGAGGATGAGAGGGAGCAGGGAGTGCGCGCGTTTTTGAATTTTGGCCATACATACGGCCATGCTCTTGAAGCCAAGATAGGCTACGGCCATGTCACGCATGGCGAGGCTGTTGCTGCCGGGATGTTTTTTGCTTTGGCAGCCAGCCGCATGAAGCAGCATCTGGACTTTGATCTGGAGAGGTTTTGCCGCTGGATAACCGGGCTTGGTTATCGCTTAGATCTCAATAATGGCCATTCGTTTGAAGAGCTCTATGAGCTGATGAAACGCGATAAAAAAACGATCGGCCGCACGATCCGCTTTGTTTTGCTGCAGGCGGTTGGCCAGCCCGTAATCTGTGAAATGAATAAAAGCGAATTGCAGGAAGTGGACCAATTCGTCAGGAGGGAGGCAGCGAAATGGTGA
- a CDS encoding HU family DNA-binding protein, producing MNKTDLINQVAEAAELSKKDATKAVEAVFDAIQNTLANGDKVQLIGFGNFEVRERAARKGRNPQTGAEIEIAASKVPAFKPGKALKDAVK from the coding sequence ATGAACAAAACAGATTTAATTAATCAAGTTGCAGAAGCAGCTGAACTGTCCAAAAAAGATGCTACTAAAGCGGTTGAAGCCGTCTTTGATGCCATCCAGAACACGTTAGCAAATGGCGATAAAGTTCAATTAATCGGTTTCGGGAACTTTGAAGTACGCGAACGTGCTGCCCGTAAAGGACGCAATCCTCAAACAGGAGCCGAAATTGAAATTGCAGCCAGCAAAGTACCGGCGTTTAAACCGGGGAAAGCTTTGAAGGATGCAGTGAAATAA
- a CDS encoding NAD(P)H-dependent glycerol-3-phosphate dehydrogenase codes for MELNKKVAVIGAGSWGTALAIVLADNGHEVRLWAHKRERIKEINESHTNSRYLPKVQLPDNIIGYDSLERALDGVEVMILAVPTKAIREVLGFIRDVRKDPLLIVHVSKGIEPDTLLRISEMIEDEMPRELYTDIVVLSGPSHAEEVSLRHPTTVAVSSKNMKAAEKIQDLFINQHFRVYTNADIVGVEIGGALKNIIALAAGISDGLGYGDNAKAALITRGLAEIARLGTKMGANPLTFSGLAGIGDLIVTCTSVHSRNWRAGHMLGQGHKLDEVLKNMGMVVEGVRTTRAACQLSSKYQAEMPITQALHAILFKEQDPKSAVDELMARMKTNEMEDLVNVYEDRQNLK; via the coding sequence ATGGAATTAAATAAAAAGGTTGCTGTAATCGGTGCTGGGAGCTGGGGAACGGCTCTAGCCATCGTATTGGCGGACAACGGCCATGAAGTTCGCCTATGGGCTCATAAGCGTGAGCGAATCAAAGAAATCAATGAATCTCATACGAACTCCCGATATTTGCCAAAAGTGCAGCTTCCCGACAATATCATTGGCTATGATTCCTTGGAGCGTGCTCTTGACGGGGTGGAAGTCATGATCTTAGCAGTACCGACGAAGGCAATTCGGGAAGTGCTTGGTTTCATTCGGGACGTGCGCAAAGATCCGCTCTTGATTGTTCATGTCAGTAAAGGAATTGAGCCGGATACACTGCTCCGCATTTCCGAAATGATTGAAGATGAGATGCCGCGGGAGCTTTATACTGATATTGTGGTGCTGTCCGGGCCGAGCCATGCGGAAGAAGTCAGTCTGCGCCACCCAACGACAGTCGCCGTATCTTCTAAAAATATGAAAGCGGCCGAGAAAATACAAGATCTTTTTATCAATCAGCATTTCCGTGTCTACACGAACGCCGATATAGTCGGTGTGGAAATTGGCGGAGCGCTAAAGAATATTATTGCGTTAGCGGCCGGAATATCGGATGGGCTAGGATATGGCGATAATGCTAAAGCGGCCTTGATTACTAGAGGGCTGGCGGAAATTGCCCGTTTAGGCACAAAAATGGGAGCGAATCCGCTCACTTTTTCAGGCTTAGCGGGTATTGGGGACTTGATTGTGACTTGTACAAGCGTTCATTCCCGCAATTGGCGAGCGGGACATATGCTCGGGCAGGGGCATAAGCTGGACGAAGTGCTGAAAAACATGGGAATGGTCGTGGAAGGTGTGCGCACGACAAGAGCGGCCTGTCAGCTATCTAGTAAATATCAAGCAGAAATGCCGATCACACAGGCGCTGCATGCCATTTTATTTAAAGAACAAGATCCGAAATCCGCAGTGGATGAATTAATGGCGCGCATGAAAACAAATGAAATGGAAGATTTAGTGAATGTTTACGAGGATCGTCAAAATCTGAAATGA
- the ndk gene encoding nucleoside-diphosphate kinase — protein sequence MERTYLMVKPDGVQRGLIGDIVARFEKKGFQLVGAKLMNVSKETAEKHYAEHKERPFFGELVDFITSSPVFAMVWEGENVIATARQMMGATNPKDAAPGTIRGDFGVTVGKNIIHGSDSPESAEREIAIFFKQEELVSYSKQVNNWIY from the coding sequence ATGGAAAGAACTTATTTAATGGTTAAGCCAGATGGCGTGCAAAGAGGACTGATTGGGGACATCGTAGCCCGTTTCGAGAAAAAAGGCTTCCAATTGGTCGGCGCGAAGCTAATGAACGTTTCTAAGGAAACTGCTGAGAAGCATTACGCGGAACATAAAGAGCGTCCGTTCTTTGGGGAACTGGTGGACTTTATTACCTCAAGCCCTGTGTTTGCTATGGTATGGGAAGGGGAAAATGTCATCGCGACCGCCCGCCAAATGATGGGTGCAACGAATCCTAAAGATGCGGCACCTGGGACCATTCGCGGGGACTTCGGCGTTACAGTCGGCAAAAATATCATCCACGGTTCTGATTCTCCGGAAAGCGCTGAAAGAGAAATTGCTATCTTCTTCAAGCAAGAAGAATTAGTATCTTACAGCAAGCAAGTGAACAACTGGATTTATTAA
- the mtrB gene encoding trp RNA-binding attenuation protein MtrB: MKSNQADYIVIRALEDGVNVIGLTRGSDTRFHHSEKLDEGEVMIAQFTEHTSAVKVRGKAKIMTSFGQTESGNSNE, encoded by the coding sequence ATGAAAAGCAATCAAGCCGACTATATAGTAATTCGGGCGCTTGAGGATGGGGTCAATGTCATCGGATTAACGAGGGGATCCGATACGCGTTTTCACCATTCTGAAAAGCTTGACGAAGGAGAAGTGATGATCGCTCAGTTTACTGAGCATACATCGGCTGTTAAAGTCCGCGGAAAAGCGAAGATTATGACAAGCTTTGGGCAGACGGAAAGCGGGAACTCGAACGAATAA
- a CDS encoding heptaprenyl diphosphate synthase component 1, which produces MNEWLKQHTAIKQEIQQKLSHSYLRKFIDKPEVDDTRLKLLMSPFRLEQLAAEEIRKYITTAMLIQIALDTHDKVTASSENIVKKQQLTVLAGDYFSGLYYQILADLKDIRMIRLLADAVKSINENKVVLYQKEHLSVDDLMDSVYKIESDIVERFYSFFGFQSLFETASHFLFVKRLLREKRLVRLGETAMIADSIRNLLFSHVKGQLNRDQEQSLVRTLDEYIAQAGQTANSAVKREQGNEQITRMHEMLSGELLNIKTLAEEG; this is translated from the coding sequence ATGAATGAATGGCTTAAGCAACATACAGCAATTAAACAAGAAATACAGCAAAAGCTTTCGCATTCGTATTTGCGAAAGTTTATTGATAAGCCGGAAGTGGACGACACTCGTCTGAAGTTACTGATGTCTCCATTTCGTTTAGAACAGCTGGCTGCTGAGGAAATAAGAAAATACATTACAACAGCCATGTTAATTCAGATCGCCCTTGATACCCACGACAAAGTGACAGCTTCTTCAGAAAATATAGTGAAAAAACAGCAGCTGACCGTTTTGGCCGGGGATTACTTCAGCGGTTTATATTATCAGATTCTCGCAGATTTGAAGGACATCCGCATGATCCGCTTACTCGCTGATGCTGTAAAAAGCATTAACGAAAATAAGGTCGTTTTGTACCAGAAAGAGCATCTTTCAGTAGACGATCTCATGGACAGCGTCTACAAAATTGAAAGTGATATTGTGGAAAGATTCTACTCCTTTTTTGGCTTCCAGTCCCTTTTTGAGACGGCCTCCCACTTCCTGTTTGTGAAAAGATTGCTCAGAGAAAAGCGGCTCGTTCGATTAGGAGAAACAGCGATGATCGCCGATTCCATACGAAATTTATTGTTCTCTCATGTGAAAGGGCAACTGAATCGGGATCAGGAGCAATCCCTGGTTCGTACTTTGGATGAATACATAGCCCAAGCCGGGCAGACGGCGAATTCTGCCGTAAAGAGAGAGCAGGGAAACGAACAGATTACGCGGATGCATGAGATGCTATCAGGCGAGCTTTTGAATATTAAAACACTAGCGGAAGAAGGGTAA
- the spoIVA gene encoding stage IV sporulation protein A, whose amino-acid sequence MEKSDIFKDIAERTGGDIYLGVVGAVRTGKSTFIKKFMEQLVLPNIENEAERARAVDELPQSAAGKTIMTTEPKFVPNQAVSINVDEGLEVNVRLVDCVGYVIPDAKGYEDENGPRMIHTPWFEEPIPFHEAAEIGTRKVIQEHSTIGVVITTDGTVGEIPRENYLDAEERIIAELKEVGKPFIMIVNSARPFHPDTDGLRDSLIEKYDIPVLAMSVESMRESDILNVLREALFEFPVHEVNVNLPGWVMVLEENHWLRGHYQEAIKETVQDIKRLRDVDRVVQLFNDYEFIENAGLAGMDMGQGIAEIDLFAPNDLYDQVLKEVVGVDIRGKDHLLEIMQEFANAKREYDQVSDALRMVKQTGYGVAAPSLADMSLDEPEIIRQGSRFGVRLKAVAPSIHMIKVDVESEFAPIIGTEKQSEELVRYLMQDFEDDPLSIWNSDIFGRNLSSIVREGIQGKLSLMPENARYKLKETLERIINEGSGGMIAIIL is encoded by the coding sequence TTGGAAAAATCAGATATCTTCAAAGATATAGCTGAACGGACGGGAGGAGATATTTATTTAGGCGTTGTTGGAGCGGTTCGTACGGGAAAATCCACCTTTATCAAAAAATTTATGGAGCAGCTTGTTCTTCCTAATATAGAAAACGAAGCAGAGCGCGCGCGGGCTGTAGATGAGCTTCCGCAAAGCGCTGCCGGTAAGACGATCATGACGACGGAGCCGAAATTCGTTCCTAATCAGGCGGTGTCGATTAATGTAGATGAAGGGCTTGAGGTGAATGTTCGGTTAGTGGACTGCGTAGGATATGTGATTCCAGATGCGAAAGGGTATGAGGATGAAAACGGTCCTAGAATGATTCACACACCGTGGTTCGAGGAGCCGATACCTTTTCATGAAGCAGCAGAAATCGGCACGCGCAAAGTCATTCAAGAGCATTCTACGATAGGCGTGGTGATCACAACAGACGGCACGGTCGGGGAAATTCCGCGCGAGAATTATTTAGATGCAGAAGAGCGGATTATTGCGGAATTAAAAGAGGTTGGCAAGCCGTTTATTATGATTGTGAACTCAGCAAGACCTTTTCATCCGGATACGGACGGTCTGCGTGACAGTCTGATTGAAAAGTATGACATCCCCGTCCTCGCCATGTCAGTAGAAAGCATGCGGGAAAGCGATATTTTAAATGTTCTTAGAGAAGCATTGTTCGAATTTCCAGTACATGAAGTCAATGTCAATTTGCCGGGGTGGGTAATGGTTTTGGAAGAAAATCATTGGCTGAGAGGCCATTATCAGGAAGCTATTAAAGAGACGGTTCAAGATATTAAGCGGCTTCGGGATGTCGATCGGGTTGTCCAATTATTCAATGACTATGAATTTATCGAAAATGCTGGGTTAGCTGGAATGGATATGGGGCAGGGCATTGCTGAAATTGATTTGTTTGCGCCTAATGATCTTTACGATCAAGTGCTGAAGGAAGTCGTCGGTGTTGATATTCGCGGCAAGGATCATTTGCTGGAGATTATGCAGGAATTTGCCAATGCCAAAAGAGAATATGATCAAGTTTCCGATGCATTAAGAATGGTGAAGCAGACCGGATACGGCGTGGCTGCTCCGTCGCTTGCAGATATGAGCCTAGATGAACCGGAAATCATTCGTCAGGGATCCCGGTTTGGGGTGCGCTTAAAGGCAGTAGCACCGTCGATTCATATGATTAAAGTGGATGTGGAATCCGAATTTGCGCCGATTATCGGCACAGAGAAACAAAGTGAGGAATTAGTTCGCTATTTAATGCAGGATTTTGAGGATGATCCGCTGTCTATCTGGAATTCTGATATTTTTGGCCGCAACTTAAGCTCCATTGTCAGGGAAGGGATTCAAGGAAAGCTCTCCTTAATGCCGGAAAACGCCAGGTATAAATTAAAAGAAACGCTCGAACGAATTATTAATGAAGGCTCAGGCGGAATGATTGCCATTATTTTATAA
- the aroC gene encoding chorismate synthase, with protein sequence MRYLTAGESHGPQLTAIIEGLPAGMPLVAEDINAELSRRQKGYGRGRRMQIEKDQVQIKSGVRHGYTLGSPVSLTVENKDWKHWTKIMGIEPLAGGEAEEVKRQITRPRPGHADLNGGIKYGHRDMRNVLERSSARETTVRVAAGAVAKKLLRLLDIHVASHVVEIGGIRSEKGSFDTITELQERSENSPVRCLDKEAETKMMKAIDDAKANGDSIGGIVEVIVEGMPAGIGSYVHYDKKLDAKIAAAIVSINAFKGVEFGIGFEAAEKFGSEVHDEIAWEKEKGYYRKTNRLGGFEGGMTNGMPIVVRGVMKPIPTLYKPLESVDVDTKETFTASIERSDSCAVPAAAVVAEAAVAWELASAIVSQFYSDRMDALVASVKEFKQYAKEF encoded by the coding sequence ATGAGATATTTAACGGCAGGAGAATCACATGGACCGCAATTAACCGCGATTATTGAAGGGCTGCCTGCGGGAATGCCGCTTGTGGCAGAGGATATAAACGCCGAGCTGAGCCGGCGCCAAAAAGGATATGGCCGCGGCCGGCGTATGCAAATTGAAAAGGATCAAGTGCAAATCAAAAGTGGAGTCCGCCACGGGTATACATTAGGTTCTCCGGTATCTTTAACAGTTGAAAATAAAGATTGGAAGCATTGGACGAAAATAATGGGCATCGAACCGCTCGCGGGTGGCGAAGCGGAAGAAGTGAAGCGGCAGATTACTCGCCCGCGCCCCGGCCACGCCGATTTAAACGGCGGTATTAAATACGGTCACCGGGACATGCGAAATGTGCTGGAGCGCTCATCTGCCCGTGAAACAACCGTTCGGGTTGCGGCTGGAGCCGTAGCAAAAAAATTGCTTCGTCTTTTAGATATCCACGTTGCTTCGCATGTAGTGGAAATAGGAGGAATTCGGTCAGAGAAAGGGTCTTTCGACACCATTACCGAACTGCAGGAACGCAGTGAAAATTCTCCCGTCCGCTGCCTGGACAAGGAAGCGGAGACCAAAATGATGAAGGCGATTGATGACGCAAAAGCAAATGGTGATTCCATTGGCGGCATAGTCGAAGTGATCGTGGAAGGGATGCCGGCGGGGATTGGCAGCTACGTTCACTATGATAAAAAGCTGGATGCCAAAATTGCTGCCGCTATCGTAAGCATAAATGCTTTCAAAGGTGTGGAATTTGGGATTGGATTCGAAGCAGCCGAAAAATTCGGCAGTGAAGTGCACGATGAGATCGCTTGGGAAAAAGAAAAGGGATATTACCGCAAAACGAATCGACTCGGCGGCTTCGAAGGAGGCATGACGAACGGGATGCCGATTGTGGTCCGCGGGGTGATGAAGCCGATACCGACTCTGTATAAGCCGCTGGAGAGTGTGGATGTTGATACGAAAGAAACATTTACAGCTAGCATCGAACGCTCGGACAGCTGTGCCGTGCCGGCCGCCGCTGTCGTAGCGGAAGCCGCAGTTGCTTGGGAGCTGGCCTCCGCGATCGTCAGCCAGTTTTATAGCGACCGGATGGATGCTCTCGTTGCATCGGTTAAAGAATTCAAGCAATATGCAAAGGAGTTTTAA